The nucleotide window GTACAAGACATGGGCGGCAACCGCTGGGACACATCCAGTCTGCTGGCTCGATTAAAACAATGTCAAAAACAGTGTGATTGAAAAACATGAAGACAGTTCTTACGGGTATCACTACAACCGGCACGCCCCACCTGGGCAATTATGTCGGTGCGATTAAACCCGCTATCGAAAGCAGCCGCCGGGACGATGTACGCCCGTATTTTTTTCTGGCAGATTTTCACGCGCTCATTAAATGCCAGGACCCCCAGCAAGTGCAGCAATCCACCCGCGAAATCGCCGCCACTTGGTTGGCGTTGGGCCTGGATACCGACAATGCGGTGTTTTATCGCCAGTCGGATGTTCCGGAAATTCCAGAGCTGACCTGGCTGCTCACCTGTCAGGCGGCCAAGGGCTTGATGAACCGGGCTCACGCCTACAAAGCCGCAGTTCAGGCCAACGAAGAAGCGGGAGAGGACCCGGACTACGCGGTTACTATGGGGCTATTTAGCTACCCGGTGCTGATGGCGGCAGATATTCTAATGTTCAACGCTCACGAAGTACCTGTGGGTAAAGATCAAATACAGCATGTGGAGATGGCTCGGGATATTGCCGCTCGTTTTAACCATCATTACGGCGATCACTTTGTGCTGCCAGAAGCCAAGGTGGATGATCATGTGGCGGTGCTGCAGGGCCTTGATGGTCGCAAGATGAGCAAAAGTTACGGTAATACCATTCCATTATTTTTGCCTGAAAAACAGCTTAAAAAACACATCAACAAAATCAAAACCAACTTGTTGGAGCCCGGCGAGCCCAAAGATCCAGACACCGCAACGGTTTTCCAGGTTTGGCGTGCATTTGCCACTCAGGAACAAACAGAATACATGCGCAAGGAATTTGAAAACGGTATTGCCTGGGGCGAAGCGAAAAAGCAGCTGTTTGAACTGGTCAACGACGAGTTGAAAGACGCCCGCGAGCGCTACAACGAGCTGTTGGAAAATCCGGGCCATATTGAAGAGGTCCTGTTGAAAGGTGCCGAAAAAGCCCGGGCATACAGTGCACCGTTTTTACAAAAACTGCGACAGGCGGTGGGAATTAGGCCATTAGGCTGAGCGATTTTGAATAAACAGCCCACTGACAATGAGCAGCAAACCGGCAACGGTGGACAGGTGAATGGTTTCGCCGATCACCGTTGCCAGTAAAACCAATGAAATAAACGGCGAGATAAAAATCAGGTTGCTGATGCGCGACGTGTTCTCGGCTTTTTTCATCGCCATCAGCCACAGTACAAAGGTCACTCCCATTTCAAACAAGCCTACGTAACTCACCGCTATGAGGGCTTGCCAATTGAGATTGCCGAAGCCATCGC belongs to bacterium SCSIO 12696 and includes:
- a CDS encoding tryptophan--tRNA ligase codes for the protein MKTVLTGITTTGTPHLGNYVGAIKPAIESSRRDDVRPYFFLADFHALIKCQDPQQVQQSTREIAATWLALGLDTDNAVFYRQSDVPEIPELTWLLTCQAAKGLMNRAHAYKAAVQANEEAGEDPDYAVTMGLFSYPVLMAADILMFNAHEVPVGKDQIQHVEMARDIAARFNHHYGDHFVLPEAKVDDHVAVLQGLDGRKMSKSYGNTIPLFLPEKQLKKHINKIKTNLLEPGEPKDPDTATVFQVWRAFATQEQTEYMRKEFENGIAWGEAKKQLFELVNDELKDARERYNELLENPGHIEEVLLKGAEKARAYSAPFLQKLRQAVGIRPLG